A section of the Mustelus asterias unplaced genomic scaffold, sMusAst1.hap1.1 HAP1_SCAFFOLD_547, whole genome shotgun sequence genome encodes:
- the znf462 gene encoding zinc finger protein 462, whose translation MEALQCDGCDYRAETYDDLKAHIQDVHTVFLPHVETAEEDGSQPRSVTPTQDLEADVSLPAVKTELGSPVETTAQNSFHPGSSDFAGNSPSVLYSHHVEQQPRPANKFFQCKYCVRYFRSRNLLTEHTRKIHGQVEGPAFGGETSDMAPPPAPSSYHVLLHEGFGKVFACRYCTYKSPRRARIVKHQKLCHRSANKVQELVGDVPMDAVERSILEAQVKPLTKSRGSFCCEWCGYHTSRRERWCDHLMKKHRNLLAQGLVKIISSLRQQQSGSNGSPTKSQEKDAQQLSPNSNYLPMKMTEREMQLPQYPTLKGSLGGSVMKQASAAVPRFAPIKIKFPFPKMKPKASPDSGEVGMTGRSSFALADLNASNSGLETSSLLSDERSTSDEDEQQDVDEMDSLASQSSEGSGKKLLTVGNTKLLETKGIPFRKYMNRFQCPFCSFLTMHRRSISRHIENIHLSGRTIVHKCNLCPFTCTTAQKLVAHKQSHSSEWDTVTLQNSSTAPLSDSLVTVDVTQSQVVNGEKPAIVGDSKQQYPYKCTMCSYSTVTLKGLRVHQQHKHSFCDNALLAASEEASDTLQDTTLSQFEALPSPGIVKTQTSILGSTSKNSFLFKKGKRLVTDSPLDLSPAKKRTRIDEIANNLQSKISQANQQASEVESVIAVEDAEEEEEEEEEEEEEEEERDVEVELDMDGDLDEEEGKTDHLMEMPNYTYGGHQMWTEGADGMREETGYGTLEQDYSVSNSAEIELTLSDDEDFYGSSNSGQCDGSSRKLTGNSAYKKAGLDSRDAFQENPESAEDSGKIYYCKHCNFSNKVARSVSTHYQRMHPYIKYSFRYIEDPTDHSAVYRCLECFVEYAEFEDLRQHYAQFHPEAQNILNFHQANLTYRCRFCSYTSPNVRSLMPHYQRMHPTVKINNSMIFSSYVVQQTNEVSAESQTLREILNSGVKNIGTSTPLSQRAASSSPSNVNSPKSMSPKQGEASMISAVVYSCDVCSFSSPNMHSVLVHYQRKHPEEKASYFRIQKTMRVVSVQNPVISAPNVVEMISASSANDPPPPPQTVEFEQLYYCKHCVYSNRSVVGVLVHYQKRHPEVKVTAKYIKHAPPTPALKKTMEELQITPARPLITKHVNQGSKNTYETDLSPQQRLVEKGEGELMFFCQHCNYGNRTVKGVVIHYRKKHRDIKATAELVRQHTAAVRSQRERATNNQAGVSVPMAAVQQETDGEQLRFFKCRHCSYTAHYLYAVKKHLRKQHPSVKATVTTILRWAFQDGVVTAGYHCEWCIYSHQEPSGLLIHYQKRHPEHPVDYTYISSKLWAGPDPSANPSQIALIDLKHYKCRDCVFEAASIWDITNHYQALHPWAVSGDESVLLDIILGKDASEQNNPTAHDYSTLDSCSIPESSLADDEVPSKVLVPSPISPPPRAPASSVPTGSPYQCKICKSEYNNLHGLLTHYGKKHPGVKVKAAEFALEKDEKPSTLYKCRHCPYVNTRIHGVLTHYQKRHPSIKVTADDFMNEAEKLPDGQSNDLEEMTKVPKQGFGAYRCKLCPYAHGSLEKLKVHYEKYHRQPAIDMFTDSVAESAEPEEPNTSEEYKAAEVTESAPVAPPFVSGCSDLSTLFKCQLCKYFCSSRKGIARHYRNKHNNVRAQPEGKNNIFRCALCAYTHPLRKGLAAHYQKRHDIDSYYTHCLAASKTMISKKPEKLILPVESKPESPPLSEELRRAVEKKKCSLCSFQTYTKKGLVSHYMKRHPGVYPRKQYVSKYNGYFTVVYSDDQEECSVKDEVTAIESSGVTIGRESEWLPFKCVKCFKLSFSTPELLCMHYTDHHSRDLKLDFTLLPGSTRSHSPTYECNHCSSKILSTLELSAHLTQHNECFSQRAKLHREKLKALEANRPDGDQPKEEDQLQGEEGPKEDSPVGEEQPNWEHPSENHPEGEQQLTGEDHEEEGQVKDEDRPKEGAETAVEEQVNEEGKAETTEADSNKNQ comes from the exons ATGGAGGCCCTGCAGTGCGATGGCTGCGATTACCGAGCAGAAACCTACGACGACCTGAAGGCTCATATCCAGGATGTTCACACTGTGTTCTTGCCCCATGTGGAAACCGCCGAGGAGGACGGCAGTCAGCCCAGATCTGTGACACCAACCCAAGATCTTGAAGCTGACGTGAGCCTGCCTGCAGTGAAGACGGAGCTGGGTTCACCAGTGGAGACGACGG CACAAAATTCCTTTCACCCTGGATCTTCGGATTTCGCCGGTAACAGCCCATCCGTTTTGTACAGTCATCATGTGGAGCAGCAGCCGAGACCTGCCAATAAGTTTTTTCAGTGCAAGTACTGTGTCCGCTACTTTCGATCCCGGAATCTCCTCACTGAGCACACCAGAAAGATCCACGGACAGGTGGAAGGGCCGGCGTTCGGTGGAGAAACATCGGACATGgctcctccccccgcgccctccagTTACCACGTCCTCCTGCACGAAGGTTTCGGGAAGGTCTTTGCTTGCCGCTATTGCACCTACAAGAGTCCACGTCGGGCGCGCATCGTCAAGCACCAGAAGCTGTGCCACCGATCTGCCAACAAGGTGCAGGAGTTGGTGGGCGATGTGCCCATGGATGCCGTGGAACGCAGCATCCTGGAAGCACAGGTGAAACCCTTAACCAAGTCGAGGGGCAGCTTTTGCTGTGAGTGGTGCGGGTACCACACCTCCAGGAGGGAGCGCTGGTGCGACCATTTGATGAAGAAACATCGGAATCTCTTGGCGCAGGGCTTGGTGAAGATCATTTCATCCTTGCGGCAGCAGCAATCTGGTTCAAACGGAAGTCCCACAAAGTCCCAAGAAAAGGACGCCCAGCAGTTGTCTCCTAACTCTAACTATCTGCCCATGAAGATGACAGAGAGGGAGATGCAGTTACCTCAGTATCCGACTCTGAAAGGCTCTCTGGGAGGCTCTGTGATGAAGCAGGCTTCTGCTGCTGTCCCCAGGTTTGCTCCAATTAAAATCAAGTTCCCCTTTCCCAAAATGAAGCCCAAGGCTTCTCCCGATTCTGGTGAAGTCGGAATGACCGGCAGATCCTCCTTCGCGTTGGCCGACCTCAATGCGTCCAATTCCGGTTTGGAAACCAGCAGCCTGTTGAGTGATGAGCGGAGTACCTCTGATGAAGACGAGCAACAGGACGTCGATGAGATGGACTCTCTGGCATCCCAGAGCTCGGAAGGCTCCGGGAAGAAGCTGCTGACGGTTGGGAACACAAAGCTGCTGGAAACCAAGGGAATTCCCTTCCGCAAGTACATGAACAGGTTCCAGTGCCCTTTCTGTTCATTCCTCACCATGCACCGCCGCAGTATCTCCCGCCACATCGAGAACATCCACTTGTCAGGAAGGACCATCGTTCACAAGTGTAACCTTTGCCCTTTCACCTGCACTACTGCCCAGAAACTGGTGGCCCACAAGCAGTCCCACTCCTCGGAATGGGACACCGTTACCTTACAGAATAGTAGCACTGCCCCATTGAGCGACAGCTTAGTGACTGTGGATGTGACTCAGAGTCAGGTGGTTAATGGAGAAAAGCCTGCCATTGTCGGGGATTCCAAGCAGCAATATCCTTACAAATGTACCATGTGCAGCTATTCTACCGTTACCCTGAAGGGGCTGCGTGTACACCAGCAACATAAACACTCGTTCTGCGACAACGCTTTACTGGCCGCCAGCGAAGAGGCGTCGGATACATTACAGGACACTACACTGTCGCAGTTTGAAGCTCTTCCGTCACCGGGTATTGTGAAAACTCAAACCTCCATCCTTGGATCGACCTCCAAGAACTCCTTCCTATTCAAGAAAGGCAAAAGGTTGGTGACGGACAGCCCGCTGGACTTGTCTCCCGCAAAGAAACGCACCAGGATCGACGAGATTGCCAACAACCTGCAGAGTAAAATCAGCCAGGCCAACCAGCAGGCCAGCGAAGTGGAGTCAGTGATCGCAGTGGAGGacgcggaggaggaggaagaagaagaggaagaggaggaggaggaggaggaagagagggatGTCGAAGTCGAATTGGATATGGACGGTGATCTGgatgaggaggaagggaagaCCGATCATCTGATGGAGATGCCAAACTACACTTACGGAGGCCACCAGATGTGGACtgagggagcggatggaatgcGTGAAGAGACGGGATATGGGACCTTGGAGCAGGATTATTCTGTTAGCAACAGCGCCGAGATTGAACTGACTCTTTCCGACGATGAGGACTTTTACGGCAGTTCCAATTCGGGGCAGTGCGATGGCTCATCGCGCAAGCTCACCGGGAACTCGGCTTACAAAAAAGCTGGCTTGGACAGTAGGGACGCCTTTCAGGAAAACCCGGAGTCAGCCGAAGACTCTGGCAAGATTTACTACTGTAAACACTGCAACTTCAGCAACAAAGTGGCACGCAGCGTGAGCACCCATTATCAGCGAATGCATCCTTACATTAAATACAGCTTCAGATACATCGAGGACCCCACGGATCACAGCGCGGTGTACCGCTGCCTCGAGTGTTTCGTGGAATATGCAGAATTCGAAGATTTGCGGCAACATTACGCTCAGTTCCATCCTGAAGCGCAGAATATCCTAAACTTTCATCAAGCCAACTTGACCTACAGGTGTCGTTTCTGCTCCTATACGAGTCCTAATGTCCGCAGTCTCATGCCTCACTACCAAAGAATGCATCCGACCGTAAAGATCAACAACTCCATGATATTCTCCAGTTACGTAGTCCAGCAGACCAACGAGGTCAGCGCAGAGTCCCAGACTCTGAGGGAAATCCTCAACTCTGGTGTGAAGAATATTGGGACGTCCACTCCGCTGTCGCAGCGTGCCGCTTCCTCCAGCCCTTCCAACGTGAACTCGCCCAAGAGCATGAGCCCCAAGCAGGGGGAGGCGTCGATGATTAGTGCCGTGGTCTACAGTTGTGATGTCTGTTCGTTTTCCAGCCCAAACATGCACTCAGTCCTGGTCCATTATCAgaggaagcacccagaggaaaaggcCTCCTATTTTCGAATTCAGAAGACCATGCGTGTGGTCTCTGTGCAGAACCCTGTGATCAGCGCTCCGAATGTCGTTGAGATGATTTCTGCATCGTCAGCTAACGACCCGCCACCCCCTCctcagacggtggaatttgagcaGTTGTATTACTGTAAGCATTGTGTTTATAGCAATCGCTCGGTTGTTGGCGTGCTTGTCCACTATCAGAAAAGGCATCCAGAGGTTAAGGTAACCGCAAAATACATCAAACATGCGCCGCCGACTCCAGCCCTGAAGAAGACGATGGAAGAGCTACAAATTACGCCAGCAAGGCCACTAATCACAAAACATGTGAATCAGGGGAGCAAGAACACCTATGAGACTGACCTAAGCCCCCAGCAGAGATtggtggagaagggggagggagagctgATGTTCTTTTGCCAGCATTGTAACTACGGCAATCGAACGGTTAAGGGCGTGGTGATTCACTACCGGAAGAAGCACCGCGACATCAAGGCGACGGCTGAGCTGGTGCGTCAGCACACGGCAGCGGTGAGGAGCCAGCGCGAGCGGGCGACCAACAATCAGGCTGGCGTCAGCGTGCCGATGGCCGCCGTGCAGCAGGAGACGGACGGCGAGCAGCTGCGGTTCTTCAAGTGTCGCCACTGCTCCTACACGGCGCATTACCTGTACGCCGTGAAGAAACACTTAAGGAAGCAGCATCCCAGCGTGAAGGCCACAGTCACCACTATCTTGCGGTGGGCGTTTCAGGACGGGGTGGTGACTGCGGGCTATCACTGTGAATGGTGTATCTACTCTCATCAGGAACCGAGTGGGTTGTTAATACACTACCAAAAGAGACACCCGGAACACCCTGTCGATTACACCTACATATCCAGCAAGCTCTGGGCCGGTCCTGATCCTTCGGCCAACCCGTCGCAGATTGCACTCATTGACCTCAAACACTACAAGTGCCGGGATTGCGTGTTTGAGGCGGCCTCGATTTGGGACATCACAAACCACTACCAGGCCTTGCACCCCTGGGCTGTCAGCGGCGACGAGTCCGTGCTGCTCGACATTATCCTGGGGAAAGACGCCTCTGAGCAAAACAACCCCACCGCCCACGATTACTCCACCCTGGATTCCTGCAGCATTCCCGAATCCAGCCTGGCCGACGACGAGGTGCCCTCGAAAGTCTTGGTCCCTTCTCCGATCAGTCCTCCTCCCAGGGCCCCCGCCAGTTCCGTCCCCACCGGTTCTCCGTACCAGTGTAAGATTTGTAAGTCCGAATACAACAACCTACACGGCCTGCTAACCCACTATGGGAAGAAGCACCCTGGCGTCAAAGTAAAGGCTGCCGAGTTTGCCTTGGAGAAAGACGAgaaacccagcaccctgtacaaatGTAGACATTGTCCATACGTCAACACTCGAATCCACGGTGTCctgacacactaccagaagcggCACCCCTCGATAAAGGTCACCGCTGATGACTTCATGAACGAGGCGGAGAAACTCCCCGATGGGCAGAGCAACGATCTGGAAGAGATGACCAAAGTTCCAAAGCAAGGGTTTGGTGCTTACCGGTGCAAGCTGTGTCCATACGCACACGGCTCCCTGGAGAAGCTGAAGGTCCACTACGAGAAGTACCACAGGCAGCCGGCCATCGACATGTTCACCGATTCCGTTGCTGAGTCGGCAGAACCTGAAGAACCAAATACCTCTGAAGAATACAAGGCGGCAGAAGTGACAGAGTCTGCCCCTGTGGCTCCCCCCTTTGTCAGCGGCTGCTCAGATCTCAGTACTTTATTCAAATGTCAACTGTGCAAGTACTTCTGCTCCTCTCGGAAGGGCATAGCGAGACACTACCGTAACAAGCACAACAATGTCCGGGCCCAGCCCGAAGGCAAGAACAACATCTTCCGGTGTGCCTTGTGTGCCTACACTCACCCGCTCCGCAAAGGGCTCGCTGCTCACTACCAAAAACGTCACGATATCGATTCTTACTACACCCACTGTCTGGCTGCCTCCAAAACCATGATCAGCAAGAAACCAGAGAAACTCATCCTTCCCGTGGAGTCCAAACCAGAATCTCCACCCCTGAGTGAGGAGCTTAGGAGGGCAGTGGAGAAGAAGAAATGTTCACTCTGCTCATTCCAAACCTACACAAAAAAGGGTCTCGTGTCCCATTATATGAAACGCCACCCCGGCGTATACCCACGGAAGCAGTACGTAAGCAAGTATAATGGTTACTTCACGGTTGTGTATTCTGATGACCAGGAAGAGTGCAGCGTGAAGGATGAGGTCACTGCTATAGAAAGTTCTGGAGTGACCATTGGAAGAGAGAGTGAATGGCTCCCTTTCAAGTGTGTGAAATGCTTCAAACTCTCGTTCAGCACACCGGAACTCCTTTGCATGCATTATACGGATCACCACAGCCGAGACCTGAAGCTAGACTTCACGTTGCTCCCTGGCAGCACCCGCTCGCACAGCCCCACCTACGAGTGCAACCACTGCTCCAGCAAGATCCTCAGCACACTCGAACTGAGTGCTCATCTCACCCAACACAATGAGTGCTTCAGCCAACGGGCAAAGCTGCACCGTGAGAAGCTGAAGGCGCTGGAGGCCAATCGGCCAGATGGGGATCAGCCGAAGGAGGAAGATCAGCTTCAGGGAGAAGAGGGTCCAAAAGAAGATAGCCCTGTCGGCGAAGAACAGCCTAACTGGGAACATCCAAGTGAGAATCACCCTGAAGGGGAACAGCAACTTACAGGTGAAGATCATGAAGAGGAAGGCCAAGTTAAAGATGAAGATCGCCCTAAAGAAGGAGCGGAAACTGCTGTAGAGGAGCAAGTGAACgaggaaggaaaagcagagaccaCAGAAGCAGACAGCAATAAGAATCAG